From a single Raphanus sativus cultivar WK10039 chromosome 3, ASM80110v3, whole genome shotgun sequence genomic region:
- the LOC108846046 gene encoding transcription factor MYB102, which produces MGKSSSSEESEVKKGPWTPEEDEKLVSYIHAHGPGKWRTLPKNAGLRRCGKSCRLRWTNYLRPDIKRGEFSLQEEETIIQLHRLLGNKWSAIAIHLPGRTDNEIKNYWNTHIKKKLLRMGIDPVTHCPRINLLQLSSFLTSSLFKSMSQPMNIPFDLANSSINPELLNQLNTSLSNVQTESYQHHQPNQQLQNDHQTSFTGLLNSTPPVQWQNNGEYLDNYLNYTGSGDQSINQVPQTGSYSSAAFTSDEIYDGEKFKAGWNFSSSMLPGTSSSSSTPLNSSSTVFINGGSEDDKESYGSDMLMFHRHHDHDNNALNLS; this is translated from the exons ATGGGAAAATCTTCAAGCTCGGAAGAAAGTGAAGTGAAGAAAGGACCATGGACTCCAGAAGAAGACGAGAAGCTCGTCAGCTATATACATGCGCACGGTCCCGGAAAATGGCGAACCCTTCCCAAGAACGCCG GGTTAAGAAGATGCGGGAAGAGTTGTAGATTGCGATGGACGAACTATCTACGACCCGATATTAAGAGAGGAGAGTTCTCTCTTCAAGAGGAAGAGACTATCATTCAACTCCATCGGCTTCTGGGAAACAA ATGGTCTGCCATTGCTATTCACTTGCCAGGAAGAACAGATAACgagataaaaaattattggaACACTCACATAAAAAAGAAACTCTTACGAATGGGGATTGATCCGGTGACTCACTGTCCCCGGATTAATCTGCTTCAACTCTCCTCGTTTCTCACCTCATCTCTCTTCAAATCTATGTCACAACCAATGAACATTCCGTTTGATCTCGCTAATTCAAGTATTAATCCCGAACTCTTGAATCAACTCAATACCTCTCTCAGCAATGTTCAAACCGAATCATACCAACATCACCAACCAAACCAACAGCTTCAAAACGACCACCAAACCAGTTTCACCGGTTTGCTCAACTCCACACCACCGGTTCAGTGGCAAAACAATGGAGAGTACTTGGATAATTATCTCAATTACACCGGTTCTGGTGACCAATCTATTAACCAGGTCCCTCAAACGGGAAGCTACTCATCGGCTGCATTTACATCCGATGAAATTTATGACGGTGAGAAATTTAAGGCCGGGTGGAATTTCAGTTCTTCAATGCTACCGGGAACTTCGTCTAGCAGCTCGACGCCGTTGAATTCATCTTCCACGGTTTTTATCAATGGTGGAAGCGAGGATGATAAGGAGAGTTACGGAAGCGACATGTTGATGTTTCATCGTCATCATGATCATGATAATAATGCGTTGAATCTATCATAA
- the LOC130510096 gene encoding secreted RxLR effector protein 161-like, which translates to MQEPKTSHGSALKQVLRYLRGSSMLGLHYARNGGTKLLGYSDSSHNVDIDDGKSTSGHIFYLGESPITWSSTKQELVALSSCEAEFMAATEAAKQAIWLQELLSEVDGTQSERVVIKVDNKSAIALTKNPVFHGRSKHIHRRFHFIRECVENE; encoded by the coding sequence ATGCAGGAACCTAAAACTTCACATGGATCAGCATTGAAACAAGTACTTAGGTACTTGCGTGGATCTAGTATGCTTGGACTTCATTACGCACGGAACGGTGGGACTAAGCTCTTGGGGTATAGCGATAGCTCTCACAACGTGGACATAGATGATGGTAAAAGTACCTCTGGTCACATATTTTACCTTGGAGAAAGCCCCATTACCTGGAGTTCGACTAAGCAAGAGTTGGTGGCATTATCATCGTGCGAGGCGGAGTTTATGGCTGCAACGGAGGCTGCCAAACAGGCTATTTGGCTACAGGAACTGTTAAGTGAAGTCGATGGAACACAGAGTGAGCGAGTGGTGATTAAGGTTGATAACAAATCCGCTATTGCACTTACGAAGAACCCCGTGTTTCACGGACGGAGCAAACATATTCATAGAAGATTCCACTTTATCCGTGAGTGTGTTGAGAACGAGTAA
- the LOC108844701 gene encoding uncharacterized protein LOC108844701, which produces MMSIFSPFEALYAESNGFKMKLLGGQKQSSGDSQSPGAEQQKNYGRLPVSSDNEESKKEKKIQPVRIAPELDGVHCFETIFPF; this is translated from the coding sequence ATGATGTCGATCTTTAGCCCTTTCGAAGCTCTTTACGCTGAATCAAACGGCTTCAAGATGAAACTCCTAGGTGGCCAGAAACAGAGCTCTGGTGATAGTCAGTCGCCGGGGGCAGAGCAGCAGAAGAACTACGGGAGGCTTCCGGTTTCATCAGACAATGAAGAAAgtaagaaggagaagaagatccAACCGGTGAGGATAGCTCCAGAGCTAGACGGTGTTCATTGTTTTGAAACAATATTTCCTTTTTGA
- the LOC108845481 gene encoding uncharacterized protein LOC108845481, whose protein sequence is MSLLLSRLSKLRLGESRRSTLLRLSSAYSSSPIQKKSPPYIITGAEPCGEGFLGRLTVSYANDPGIDIQLEKKVPGELLYNDIFKTMVTIGSSHGWVATLKEDGILLLQDDLNPSASYTDPKHIPLPPLVTLPHCQTQIITNVSMSSSSPEDENCVVAVKFLGPQLSICRPALRNSEWTNISVENPCFFSSRVVFSKKDETFRMPCSGGQLIGSWDLSKEKLNIQRLQFKNLPVLDKTTRELLDSCCTVENLVESVTTGETFLVKQYKKTDETVEGGVAKLKTEYVMVLKLDGEGNAVYTQDIGDLCIFLSRSEPFCVPATSLPGTEPNFVYILDFEEFAYFNVADYTFGFSRTSHYSAPYYIPPQNM, encoded by the coding sequence ATGTCTCTGCTTCTAAGCAGGCTCTCCAAGCTCCGTCTTGGGGAGTCTAGAAGATCAACTCTTCTACGTCTCTCCAGTGCCTACTCTTCTTCACCGATCCAAAAGAAAAGCCCTCCTTATATCATCACTGGCGCTGAACCTTGTGGAGAGGGTTTTCTCGGAAGACTCACCGTTAGCTATGCTAATGATCCTGGCATTGATATTCAGTTGGAAAAGAAGGTCCCAGGGGAGTTACTGTACAACGACATTTTCAAAACAATGGTAACAATCGGTTCATCCCATGGCTGGGTGGCTACTTTGAAGGAAGACGGCATACTGCTTCTTCAAGACGATCTAAACCCTTCTGCATCGTACACAGACCCTAAACACATCCCACTGCCTCCTCTCGTGACTCTGCCTCATTGCCAAACCCAAATCATCACCAACGTTTCCATGTCCTCATCTTCCCCCGAGGATGAAAACTGTGTCGTGGCTGTCAAGTTCTTGGGACCTCAGCTCAGCATTTGCAGACCAGCTCTGAGAAACTCGGAGTGGACCAACATCAGTGTCGAGAACCCTTGCTTCTTCTCCTCCCGTGTCGTGTTTTCCAAGAAAGATGAGACGTTTCGAATGCCATGCTCTGGAGGCCAGCTCATCGGATCATGGGATCTTAGCAAGGAGAAGCTCAACATCCAGAGGCTGCAGTTTAAAAACCTCCCCGTGTTGGACAAGACAACACGGGAGCTTCTGGACTCGTGCTGCACGGTAGAGAACTTGGTGGAGTCGGTAACCACCGGGGAAACTTTCTTGGTTAAGCAGTATAAGAAAACTGATGAGACCGTCGAAGGTGGTGTTGCTAAATTGAAAACAGAGTATGTGATGGTGTTGAAGTTAGACGGAGAAGGCAACGCGGTTTACACTCAAGATATTGGAGATCTCTGTATTTTCCTCTCGAGGTCGGAACCTTTCTGTGTCCCTGCCACTTCCCTTCCTGGCACGGAACCTAACTTCGTCTACATCTTAGATTTTGAAGAATTCGCATATTTCAATGTGGCTGATTACACCTTCGGCTTTAGTAGAACTAGTCATTACTCGGCCCCTTACTATATTCCACCTCAAAATATGTAG
- the LOC108846895 gene encoding LOW QUALITY PROTEIN: defensin-like protein 69 (The sequence of the model RefSeq protein was modified relative to this genomic sequence to represent the inferred CDS: inserted 1 base in 1 codon): MDSSKLLLTFALVVTMSISYDLFSGIGINARTVPPTCYEGCNATFHNPECNKXCIGLAYKDGSCFDLEGPSKQPYYRCCCNPIILSPPSL, encoded by the exons atggaTTCTTCAAAACTGTTGCTCACATTCGCGCTCGTGGTTACAATGTCCATCTCCTACGATCTTTTCTCCG GGATAGGAATAAACGCGAGAACTGTGCCTCCGACTTGTTACGAGGGTTGTAACGCAACGTTTCATAATCCAGAATGTAACA TTTGTATAGGATTGGCTTATAAAGATGGTAGTTGCTTTGACCTTGAAGGTCCTTCTAAACAACCTTATTATCGTTGTTGTTGCAACCCTATAATTCTTTCACCTCCTTCTCTTTGA
- the LOC108844757 gene encoding uncharacterized protein LOC108844757 has protein sequence MTKVMMMTGRNDVARFVAHNEEDDDECFFESLDRVLSSCSCSTSNSDYDSDPTAIRDPNPNPFPLPSGFDLWKSEPESVSERRIRLLRGLGLNNEPDLATASRKKGICSSHFARSSHGNKCDNGKALRYTGSRCSLNDRSNVVLDFVSKDPRRDTVLEEQMCTIKNLDNGKEFVVNKVREDGVLEKLKEVGTDRQLTLEEFEMCAGTSPIVLELMRRQSVEEDVVCKDSVDLSTSVSGGTKHRWKGSWFKSIKNVASSVTGYKVERRSTDDNRDSPSERGGQRLSSATDDSRDMSFQDPERVKVRQYGKACKELTGVFKSKEIDAHKGSIWCIRFSLDGRFLASAGEDCVIQIWEVVESERKGELLLMDKQDDGGVNLSVLANGSPEPASVSQMRRGRTSFSRKSVSLDNVLVPETVFGLSEIPVYSFVGHSDDVLDLSWSKSQHLLSSSMDKTVRLWDLSSKTCLKVFSHSDYVTCIQFNPVDENYFISGSLDEKVRIWSIHDHQVVDWKDLHEMVTAACYTPDGQGALVGSYKGTCCLYNTNDNKLQQRKEINLKNKKKKSNHKKITGFQFVAGSSSEVLVTSADSRARVVDGVDLVHKFKGFRNANSQISASLTSNGKFLVSASEDSNVYVCNYDSETRAGRSKRVTVTNSYEHFYCRDVSVAAPWPGKISNNNNNSPDQSLFTANNPPTPVNDPVNNTAVTNGIISNATNGYFFERMSATWPDEKLLLAAKNRARTSPSVSIDLSNGPVNTKPNGSAWSMVIVTGGLRGEIRTFQNFGLPVRL, from the exons ATGACGAAGGTAATGATGATGACCGGACGAAATGACGTCGCTAGATTCGTAGCTCACAAtgaagaagacgacgacgaaTGTTTCTTCGAGTCTCTCGATCGCGTCCTCTCTTCCTGCTCCTGCTCCACTTCCAACTCCGACTACGACTCCGACCCCACCGCGATCCGCGATCCGAATCCGAATCCGTTTCCCCTCCCCTCCGGGTTTGATCTCTGGAAATCCGAGCCCGAGTCCGTATCCGAGAGACGGATCAGGCTCCTGCGCGGGTTAGGACTCAACAACGAGCCGGATCTCGCTACGGCGAGCCGTAAGAAAGGCATCTGCAGCTCTCATTTCGCCAGATCGAGCCACGGTAATAAATGCGATAACGGTAAGGCTCTACGGTACACCGGATCTCGTTGTTCTCTCAATGATCGTAGCAATGTGGTTCTTGATTTCGTAAGCAAAGATCCGCGTAGGGACACTGTGCTAGAGGAGCAGATGTGCACGATTAAGAATCTAGATAACGGCAAGGAGTTTGTGGTGAACAAAGTGAGAGAAGACGGAGTGCTGGAGAAGTTGAAGGAGGTAGGTACGGATCGGCAACTGACTCTGGAGGAGTTTGAGATGTGTGCCGGGACGTCACCTATTGTACTAGAGCTGATGAGGAGGCAGAGCGTTGAAGAAGACGTTGTTTGTAAAGACTCTGTGGATTTGAGCACCAGCGTGAGTGGTGGGACTAAGCATAGATGGAAAGGGAGTTGGTTCAAGAGTATAAAGAACGTTGCTAGTAGCGTGACAGGGTATAAAGTTGAGAGGAGAAGCACTGATGATAATAGGGATTCGCCGTCGGAGAGAGGAGGGCAGAGGCTTAGCTCCGCGACTGATGATAGCCGAGACATGTCGTTTCAGGATCCGGAGAGAGTTAAGGTTAGGCAGTATGGGAAGGCGTGTAAAGAGCTCACGGGGGTTTTCAAGAGCAAAGAGATTGATGCTCATAAAGGGTCGATTTGGTGCATTAGGTTCAGTTTGGATGGGAGGTTTCTTGCTAGTGCTGGCGAGGATTGTGTGATTCAGATTTGGGAGGTTGTTGAATCGGAAAGGAAAGGGGAACTTTTGTTGATGGATAAACAAGACGATGGAGGCGTGAATTTGTCGGTATTGGCGAATGGATCTCCGGAGCCAGCTTCAGTGTCTCAAATGAGGAGAGGGAGAACATCTTTTAGCAGAAAATCAGTGAGTCTTGACAATGTCCTGGTTCCAGAAACAGTCTTTGGGCTTTCAGAGATACCCGTGTACTCGTTTGTAGGGCATTCGGATGATGTGCTTGACCTTTCGTGGTCGAAATCTCAG CACCTGCTTTCCTCTTCTATGGACAAGACAGTTCGCCTATGGGATTTGTCTAGCAAGACATGTTTGAAAGTCTTCTCGCATAGTGACTACG TGACGTGCATCCAGTTTAATCCCGTAGACGAAAATTACTTCATCAGTGGGTCATTGGATGAAAAAGTCCGAATATGGAGCATTCATGATCATCAAGTTGTTGATTGGAAGGATCTTCATGAGATGGTCACAGCTGCCTGCTATACACCGGATGGTCAG GGTGCATTGGTTGGTTCATACAAGGGGACTTGTTGCTTATACAACACAAATG ATAACAAACTGCAGCAGAGAAAGGAAATCAATTTgaagaacaagaaaaagaaatccAATCACAAGAAAATCACTGGTTTTCAG TTTGTGGCGGGAAGTTCATCGGAAGTGCTGGTCACATCTGCAGATTCACGTGCGCGTGTGGTTGACGGTGTTGACCTTGTTCACAAGTTTAAAG GATTCCGCAACGCCAACAGTCAAATCTCGGCCTCACTTACATCAAACGGGAAATTCTTAGTCTCAGCGAGCGAAGACTCTAATGTCTATGTATGTAACTATGACTCTGAGACTCGAGCTGGTAGAAGCAAACGTGTAACAGTCACAAACTCATACGAACACTTTTACTGTCGAGACGTCTCTGTGGCTGCACCTTGGCCTGGCAAAATcagtaacaacaacaacaacagcccCGACCAATCGCTTTTCACAGCCAATAACCCTCCAACACCTGTCAACGATCCAGTCAACAACACAGCCGTCACCAACGGTATCATTTCGAATGCCACAAATGGCTACTTCTTCGAGAGAATGTCAGCGACTTGGCCCGATGAGAAGCTTTTGCTTGCTGCAAAGAACCGAGCACGAACTAGCCCTAGTGTGAGCATAGACTTGTCTAATGGACCGGTTAACACAAAACCGAACGGTTCGGCTTGGTCTATGGTGATCGTGACCGGCGGTTTACGAGGTGAAATCAGAACTTTTCAGAATTTTGGATTACCGGTTCGTCTTTGA
- the LOC108844700 gene encoding uncharacterized protein LOC108844700 — MALLVTIILGLIAGLLAFVVGLLIGWAWKPRWVSSPSEDEVKLQSSAPTSFELSSPSSSPSPRYATSPLKGFGSAPCFKALVCDTWNMALRQQKTVSPVPSSEQVHVVDGGKKTEERLPNTVTDLDLRHLVQLIERKDGGLAWVQIMDQSVPGMRYQAWLREPKNGPTEYRSRTVFEDATPEIVRDFFWDDEFRPTWDTMLSSSETVEECTSTGTMIVRWIRKFPFFCSDREYVIGRRIWNCGKSYYCVTKGVSVPCVPRNNKQKRVDLFYSSWCIRPVESIREDGTATSACEVLLFHHEDMGIPKEIAKLGVKRGMWGAVKKMEPGLRAYQEQRLSSGGGYKLSRPALMAQINTKITPEHLVSLSNGASPFTETPVTLDRGNGAENFKKLLFIGGAVAVACTLSGGRGFVPTGLLLGFGKRFGGSKRDLQGTGTTTTTSQSQNTSS, encoded by the exons ATGGCTTTGCTCGTGACCATCATCTTAGGGCTCATCGCCGGATTGTTAGCTTTCGTTGTTGGTTTGCTCATAGGATGGGCATGGAAACCCAGATGGGTTTCTTCTCCTAGTGAAGACGAAGTCAAGTTACAATCCTCTGCTCCTACATCTTTCGAGTTgtcttcaccatcatcatctcCTTCTCCACGTTATGCAACTTCTCCATTAAAGGGTTTTGGTTCAGCTCCTTGCTTCAAAGCTCTGGTTTGTGACACTTGGAATATGGCTTTAAGACAACAGAAAACAGTTTCTCCTGTTCCTTCTTCTGAACAAGTACATGTAGTTGATGG AGGGAAGAAAACAGAGGAGAGGTTGCCTAATACTGTAACAGACTTAGATTTAAGACATCTTGTGCAACTGATTGAGAGGAAAGATGGTGGCCTTGCTTGGGTTCAGATCATGGATCAGTCTGTTCCTGGTATGAGATATCAAGCTTGGTTAAGAGAACCTAAG aaTGGTCCTACTGAGTATAGAAGCAGAACTGTGTTTGAAGATGCAACTCCTGAGATTGTAAGAGATTTCTTCTGGGATGATGAGTTTAGACCTACTTGGGATACAATGCTCTCTAGTTCCGAAACTGTTGAAGAGTGCACAAGTACTGGAACCATGATCGTTAGATGGATACGCAAG TTCCCGTTTTTCTGCAGTGATAGAGAGTATGTGATCGGTCGTAGGATATGGAACTGTGGCAAATCTTATTACTGTGTTACGAAG GGAGTATCGGTTCCTTGTGTACCACgtaacaacaaacaaaaacgtGTGGACTTGTTCTACTCTAGCTGGTGCATTCGACCAG TGGAATCAATAAGGGAAGATGGAACAGCAACAAGTGCCTGTGAAGTGCTTTTGTTTCACCACGAAGACATGGGGATACCGAAGGAGATCGCGAAGCTTGGAGTGAAACGAGGAATGTGGGGAGCAGTGAAGAAGATGGAGCCTGGTTTACGTGCTTACCAAGAGCAAAGACTCTCATCAGGAGGAGGATACAAGCTCTCTCGGCCAGCTCTCATGGCTCAGATCAACACCAAGATCACACCAGAACATCTTGTTTCGCTCAGCAACGGTGCGTCGCCCTTCACTGAAACTCCAGTTACATTGGACCGAGGAAACGGAGCTGAGAATTTCAAGAAACTGTTGTTTATCGGTGGAGCTGTTGCGGTTGCTTGTACTTTGAGTGGAGGACGGGGTTTTGTTCCTACTGGGTTACTTTTAGGGTTTGGGAAGAGGTTTGGTGGAAGTAAACGTGACCTCCAAGGAACAGGAACTACTACTACAACAAGTCAAAGTCAAAATACTTCATCAtag